In the Piscinibacter sp. XHJ-5 genome, one interval contains:
- a CDS encoding LysR family transcriptional regulator: protein MNLTASTLLNRLLTRGKFRHIQVLLKIAELGSVQRTADAIGLTQSSVTQALAYIERLLEAQLFTRHARGVRPTTTCLELLPVARQVMQGLVEGAEVIASRHRHGQGTVRLVTSVAALNMLTDALLQFSQRLPSIEVHVREAEGEDQLLAIARQEVDLVACRRPSAIPERWQFLPLLEDEVVIVCSADHPLARSRRFDEASLAAQLWVMVPSGTTARERFDEFVSKLPAMPRTHSLITRNATLLVRLLQQRGALTMLPLSFVRDFVQQGELALVKMRDTQPMLPMGLLHQESGMSEATTKLFDFLTRGRIDRGGRGRTRRKVSHAD, encoded by the coding sequence TTGAACCTGACTGCCTCGACGCTCCTTAACCGACTGCTGACACGAGGCAAGTTTCGCCACATCCAAGTGCTGTTGAAGATTGCGGAACTTGGAAGTGTGCAGAGGACCGCCGACGCCATCGGCCTGACGCAATCCTCGGTGACGCAGGCACTTGCCTACATTGAACGGCTGCTGGAAGCGCAGCTCTTTACCCGCCATGCTCGTGGCGTCCGTCCGACAACAACTTGCCTGGAACTGTTGCCGGTGGCCCGCCAAGTCATGCAAGGGCTTGTCGAAGGCGCCGAAGTCATCGCCTCTCGGCACCGGCATGGGCAAGGGACAGTGCGTCTCGTCACTTCCGTGGCTGCTCTCAATATGCTCACAGACGCGCTGCTCCAGTTCAGTCAGCGCCTCCCATCCATTGAGGTGCACGTTCGCGAAGCAGAGGGAGAAGATCAGCTCTTGGCCATTGCGCGTCAGGAAGTCGACTTGGTTGCTTGTCGACGTCCTTCAGCCATACCCGAGCGTTGGCAGTTTCTGCCTCTGCTGGAGGACGAAGTGGTGATCGTGTGCTCGGCTGACCACCCACTGGCGCGCAGCCGGCGGTTCGACGAAGCCTCGCTGGCCGCGCAATTGTGGGTGATGGTGCCGTCAGGTACGACAGCGCGCGAGCGCTTCGACGAATTCGTGAGCAAGCTACCCGCAATGCCACGGACTCACTCGCTGATCACGCGAAACGCAACGCTCTTGGTCCGCCTGCTGCAACAGCGAGGCGCATTGACGATGCTGCCGCTCAGCTTCGTGCGCGACTTCGTCCAACAGGGTGAACTTGCGCTGGTGAAGATGCGTGATACCCAACCCATGCTTCCGATGGGCTTACTGCATCAGGAATCGGGGATGAGCGAGGCCACCACCAAGCTGTTCGATTTCTTAACCCGAGGTCGTATTGATCGGGGCGGTCGCGGTCGCACACGGCGAAAGGTCAGTCACGCTGATTGA
- a CDS encoding DUF6351 family protein, with protein sequence MDCTSSAGPSGRFRRALLRCAGAVAICTAVFPAAADFGPDWEIRVVSSRPNLVSGGDAVIEVQLPRYARKRDVVVRLNGADVTDQLSADSSGAKLTGLVSGMREGKNRVTVGDRRQSGWQHAGSLDVVNYPISGEMFGPHQRPWICETEASGLGAPPAAGPCMGATKYEWFYRSTSGALLPLPAGPLPADVATTTTIDGTTVKYIVRVESGTINESIYRIAILDDPSNPIRDPWSPTGKKPGPGWNGKLFYHFVGGAAAGFRSGRNSATNAINVSDTISTRDEPLRLGFAVATATRNVFGTGSDEVVSAETVMMVKERFIEQYGVPKYTVALGSSGGAIQQQLIAHNYPGLFDAITPVRNFPDVMSISVDVIDCGLLNNVFSKNPANWPADRRAKVDGYAIDPRGRTNCDGWLRFSFDWPGPTDGFDDVVTEALRYNAASNPGGARGTLQDGSVNSMGISPLTGFARTYYDNIGVQYGLKALNQGAITVTEFLDLNESIGGIDVDANPVPTRSQGDLIGIKHAYRHGRINDGENMTLPIIQYRNYVDFQADIHSFHRSRAMLERMKKANGTTDNVARWTMPQNGTVNFMRMALLAHDEWQRNIAADRAPGSYAKKVIRNRPASLKNQCWDDAGVTHDHPFDTSDPGVCNTQFPVHDDPRIAAGGPTAGDILKCQLKPVRPADYKVSFSSAEWARLQAIFPQGVCDWSKPGVEQRPLKDAWLAFPKPGHAVRLDRDFDADDDRYDDHHHR encoded by the coding sequence ATGGACTGCACCAGCAGCGCCGGCCCGAGCGGCCGCTTTCGTCGAGCCTTGCTCAGATGCGCAGGGGCCGTTGCGATATGCACAGCCGTATTCCCAGCCGCCGCGGACTTTGGACCCGACTGGGAGATTCGGGTCGTGTCGAGCAGGCCTAACCTGGTTAGCGGCGGGGATGCGGTGATCGAGGTCCAGTTGCCTCGCTACGCACGCAAGCGTGATGTGGTCGTAAGGCTCAACGGCGCGGATGTCACGGATCAGTTGAGCGCCGACTCGTCCGGAGCCAAGCTGACCGGCTTGGTCAGCGGGATGCGGGAAGGCAAGAACCGAGTCACTGTTGGCGACAGGCGGCAAAGCGGGTGGCAACACGCCGGATCCCTGGACGTGGTGAACTACCCAATCTCCGGCGAGATGTTCGGGCCCCATCAGCGTCCGTGGATTTGCGAAACCGAGGCCTCAGGTCTCGGTGCTCCTCCCGCAGCGGGCCCGTGCATGGGTGCGACCAAGTACGAGTGGTTCTATCGTTCCACATCCGGCGCACTGTTGCCCTTGCCGGCGGGTCCGCTGCCGGCAGATGTCGCAACAACCACCACGATCGACGGCACGACGGTGAAGTACATCGTGCGCGTGGAGTCAGGAACGATCAACGAATCCATCTATCGGATCGCGATCCTGGACGACCCGAGCAATCCGATCAGAGACCCGTGGTCGCCGACGGGCAAGAAGCCAGGCCCGGGATGGAACGGCAAGCTGTTCTATCACTTCGTTGGTGGTGCCGCGGCCGGCTTCCGTTCCGGGCGTAATTCAGCGACCAACGCCATCAACGTCTCCGACACGATCTCAACGCGAGATGAACCTCTACGGCTCGGGTTCGCTGTGGCCACGGCGACGCGCAATGTCTTTGGCACCGGATCCGACGAGGTGGTTTCGGCCGAGACGGTGATGATGGTCAAGGAGCGCTTCATCGAGCAGTACGGGGTTCCGAAATACACAGTTGCCTTAGGTAGTTCTGGCGGGGCCATTCAGCAGCAGCTTATCGCCCACAACTATCCAGGCTTGTTCGATGCCATCACGCCGGTGCGCAATTTCCCAGACGTCATGAGCATCTCGGTCGATGTCATCGACTGCGGGCTGCTCAACAACGTCTTCAGCAAGAACCCGGCAAATTGGCCCGCCGATCGGCGAGCGAAGGTCGACGGTTACGCCATTGATCCCCGCGGGCGGACCAACTGTGATGGCTGGCTGCGCTTTTCTTTCGATTGGCCAGGGCCGACAGACGGATTTGACGACGTGGTAACCGAGGCGCTGAGATACAACGCCGCAAGCAACCCTGGGGGCGCACGCGGGACCCTGCAGGACGGCTCGGTCAATTCGATGGGGATCAGTCCGCTCACCGGCTTCGCGCGCACCTACTACGACAACATCGGTGTCCAGTACGGATTGAAGGCACTCAACCAGGGTGCCATCACTGTGACAGAGTTTCTGGATTTGAATGAGAGCATCGGGGGCATCGACGTCGACGCCAATCCGGTGCCCACGCGCAGCCAGGGCGACCTCATCGGGATCAAGCACGCGTACCGGCACGGTCGCATCAATGACGGCGAGAACATGACGTTGCCGATCATCCAATACAGGAACTACGTCGACTTCCAGGCGGACATCCACTCGTTTCATCGAAGCAGGGCCATGCTCGAGCGCATGAAGAAAGCAAACGGAACGACGGACAATGTCGCTCGGTGGACAATGCCGCAGAACGGTACTGTCAACTTCATGCGCATGGCGCTCCTGGCGCACGACGAGTGGCAGCGCAACATCGCAGCCGACAGAGCACCTGGCTCGTACGCCAAGAAGGTTATTCGCAACCGACCCGCCAGCCTCAAAAACCAGTGCTGGGACGACGCCGGCGTCACGCACGATCATCCGTTCGACACGAGCGATCCCGGGGTGTGCAACACACAATTCCCAGTGCACGACGACCCCCGCATCGCTGCGGGTGGGCCAACAGCGGGTGACATCCTGAAGTGCCAACTGAAGCCCGTGCGGCCGGCTGACTACAAAGTATCGTTCTCCAGCGCAGAGTGGGCCAGGCTGCAAGCGATCTTCCCGCAGGGCGTCTGCGATTGGTCCAAGCCGGGCGTCGAGCAGCGGCCGCTGAAGGACGCTTGGCTGGCCTTCCCGAAGCCGGGTCATGCCGTGCGATTGGATCGTGATTTTGATGCCGACGACGATCGCTATGACGACCACCATCACCGCTGA
- a CDS encoding tripartite tricarboxylate transporter substrate binding protein, whose product MKPVTRRLAAFTLVALGTAPFARAQPAAWPTKPIRIIVPAPPGGAYDRTIRPLAQEMSAQLKQPVFIENKPGAGNIIGTQAGATAAPDGYTLTMTGMLNTIAQGIYERVPFDIVADFAHVACIAGGEQWLVVNSQAGIASFAGLIEQARREPGKLNYATSGQGSTGHLVMELLQRATGTQLTHVPYKGGAPALQDVLAGLVPITVIPGSGAMQHVQSGKLKVLAVSSAARSPELPQVPTFEEIGHKQLTVISWVGLSAPKGTPPEIVDKVYAAVRASMASKDLMAKLAAEGLTAMLMSPSQYTQLVRSDTERWGQLTRSLNLKAN is encoded by the coding sequence TTGAAACCCGTCACGCGCCGCTTGGCGGCATTCACGCTCGTGGCTCTCGGGACGGCGCCGTTCGCGCGCGCGCAGCCGGCGGCGTGGCCGACGAAGCCGATCCGGATCATCGTTCCCGCGCCGCCCGGCGGCGCCTACGACCGCACGATCCGTCCGCTGGCGCAGGAGATGTCGGCACAACTCAAGCAGCCCGTCTTCATCGAGAACAAGCCAGGTGCGGGCAACATCATCGGCACACAGGCCGGCGCGACGGCGGCGCCCGACGGCTACACGCTGACGATGACCGGCATGCTGAACACCATCGCGCAAGGCATCTACGAGCGAGTGCCGTTCGACATCGTTGCCGACTTCGCGCATGTCGCCTGCATCGCGGGCGGCGAGCAATGGCTGGTCGTCAACAGCCAGGCCGGTATCGCGAGCTTTGCCGGCCTGATCGAGCAGGCCCGCCGCGAGCCGGGCAAGCTGAACTACGCCACCTCGGGCCAAGGCAGTACCGGTCACCTGGTGATGGAGCTGCTTCAACGAGCTACCGGAACGCAGTTGACGCATGTGCCTTACAAGGGCGGCGCGCCGGCCCTGCAGGACGTGCTGGCGGGCCTGGTGCCGATCACGGTGATTCCCGGGAGCGGCGCCATGCAACACGTGCAGAGCGGCAAGCTGAAGGTGCTGGCGGTGTCGAGCGCCGCGCGCAGCCCCGAGCTGCCCCAGGTGCCCACCTTCGAGGAAATCGGCCACAAGCAGCTCACGGTGATCTCATGGGTCGGCCTGTCGGCGCCGAAAGGCACGCCGCCGGAGATCGTCGACAAGGTGTATGCCGCGGTGCGCGCGAGCATGGCCAGCAAGGACCTGATGGCGAAGCTGGCTGCCGAGGGCCTGACGGCGATGCTGATGTCGCCGTCACAGTACACCCAACTCGTGCGCAGCGACACCGAGCGCTGGGGCCAGCTCACGCGCAGCCTGAACCTGAAGGCGAATTGA
- a CDS encoding alpha/beta hydrolase, producing the protein MPFVRSHGCEIYYERHGAGPALLFLHGAGSNAATWWQQLPAFSAQHTCLTMDIRCFGRSMAPTDEFTLGHFVADAVSLLDHERLEQVVVIGQSLGGMIGLQLALRHPQRVCGFVACDSSLAVDHPPLVASVERRFCTVSALAIEQRSLGRKFLDEQPALAALYAQINHFNPSAHRIAPEDWHRALRRLNEPQSLTRVGDLEALLCPTLFVVGAEDPIVPVSAMHDLAGVVPGSEVVVIEHAAHSAYFEQPAEFNRHVLHFLQRRVAGLTGLDPPRTE; encoded by the coding sequence ATGCCCTTTGTTCGTTCGCACGGATGCGAGATCTACTACGAGCGCCACGGCGCGGGACCGGCGCTGCTGTTTTTGCACGGCGCAGGCTCCAACGCGGCCACCTGGTGGCAGCAACTGCCCGCATTCTCGGCGCAGCACACGTGCCTGACGATGGACATCCGTTGCTTCGGACGTTCCATGGCGCCCACCGACGAGTTCACGCTTGGCCACTTCGTGGCCGACGCGGTGTCACTGCTTGATCACGAGAGGCTGGAACAAGTCGTCGTGATCGGCCAGTCGCTGGGCGGGATGATTGGATTGCAGTTGGCGCTGCGCCATCCGCAGCGGGTTTGCGGCTTCGTGGCCTGCGACAGCTCGCTGGCAGTGGACCATCCGCCGCTGGTGGCCAGCGTCGAGCGGCGCTTCTGTACTGTGTCGGCGCTCGCCATCGAGCAGCGCTCGCTGGGGCGCAAGTTCCTGGATGAGCAGCCTGCGCTCGCGGCGCTGTACGCGCAGATCAATCATTTCAACCCGAGCGCCCATCGCATTGCGCCCGAGGACTGGCATCGCGCGCTCCGGCGCTTGAACGAGCCGCAGTCGCTGACGCGCGTGGGCGACCTCGAAGCGCTGCTGTGCCCCACGCTGTTCGTGGTTGGCGCCGAGGACCCGATCGTCCCGGTGAGCGCGATGCATGACCTTGCGGGCGTTGTGCCGGGCAGCGAGGTGGTTGTGATCGAGCATGCCGCCCACTCGGCCTACTTTGAGCAGCCCGCCGAGTTCAACCGTCACGTGCTTCACTTCCTGCAGCGCCGCGTTGCAGGCCTCACAGGTCTCGATCCACCACGTACCGAATGA
- a CDS encoding MarR family winged helix-turn-helix transcriptional regulator, with translation MKTKTKPQGCTNLMLRQLGRVVTRHYDGYVAEAGLKNMQYALLSHVVKLGPMRPSDLARRMQMDPSTLTRNLQPLTAQGWIKIGEGEDARSRSVEATPAGHEKRVEGLRAWKAAQTALNGRLGVDRVLALHELLDDCLDSLSADADDAGAD, from the coding sequence GTGAAAACCAAGACTAAACCGCAGGGCTGTACCAACCTGATGCTGCGTCAGCTTGGCCGCGTAGTGACGCGGCACTACGACGGCTATGTTGCTGAGGCCGGCCTCAAGAACATGCAGTACGCGCTGCTCTCCCACGTCGTCAAGCTTGGTCCGATGAGGCCAAGCGACCTGGCGCGCCGCATGCAGATGGATCCTTCGACATTGACGCGCAACCTCCAACCCCTGACTGCTCAGGGGTGGATCAAGATCGGCGAGGGTGAGGACGCCCGCAGCCGGTCGGTAGAGGCCACACCCGCGGGTCACGAGAAGCGAGTTGAAGGGCTGCGCGCCTGGAAGGCGGCTCAGACTGCGCTGAACGGGCGCTTGGGCGTCGACCGCGTGCTCGCACTGCACGAACTGCTCGACGACTGCCTGGACAGTTTGTCCGCTGACGCCGACGATGCCGGCGCCGATTGA